One genomic window of Candidatus Tanganyikabacteria bacterium includes the following:
- a CDS encoding type II toxin-antitoxin system RelE/ParE family toxin: protein MAGRPPGLTWSKDAREALRKIADYLDSFSPRAAQETVLRILARAEQGLDYPDSGRIVPELADSDTREFIEGTYRIVYRRGKEAVTVVAVFDARMPIPGDLS, encoded by the coding sequence GTGGCAGGACGACCGCCAGGGCTAACCTGGTCGAAGGACGCGAGGGAGGCGCTCAGGAAGATCGCCGACTATCTCGATAGCTTCAGTCCGAGGGCCGCGCAAGAGACCGTTCTTCGCATCCTGGCCAGAGCCGAGCAAGGTCTTGACTACCCGGACTCCGGCAGAATAGTCCCGGAGCTCGCGGACTCCGACACCAGGGAGTTCATCGAGGGCACCTACAGGATCGTCTACCGACGCGGGAAGGAAGCGGTGACCGTCGTCGCTGTCTTCGACGCCCGGATGCCCATCCCCGGCGACCTCTCGTAA
- a CDS encoding type II toxin-antitoxin system Phd/YefM family antitoxin, whose protein sequence is MEPVRISADFMTVAGCKAHLSQVIRDLGERRRRQVVVTHQGKPAAVIISAEDFDRIQERERFLTAVARGMADLTAGRVVPHDQVVAEFERRWQDDRQG, encoded by the coding sequence ATGGAACCAGTCAGAATTTCTGCGGACTTCATGACGGTCGCGGGCTGCAAGGCACATCTTTCGCAGGTGATACGCGATTTGGGCGAGCGACGCCGGCGCCAGGTCGTCGTCACTCACCAGGGCAAGCCGGCGGCGGTGATCATTTCGGCCGAGGATTTCGACCGGATCCAGGAGCGCGAGCGGTTCCTCACGGCAGTCGCCAGGGGCATGGCCGACCTGACGGCCGGCCGGGTCGTTCCGCACGATCAAGTCGTCGCAGAATTCGAGCGCCGGTGGCAGGACGACCGCCAGGGCTAA
- a CDS encoding PAS domain-containing sensor histidine kinase, which produces MIPERDAPVMLHSIDRSGRLVSVSNRWLAKMGYTREEVLGRRSVEFLTPESRQYALDVVLPAYFQTGACNDVPYQFVTKSGEVLDIELSAIAEFGADGQVERSFAVLIDVTARKRAEAAARDLARREEAALAEAAAARELDRLKSHLISAVSHELRTPITTIRGFGSFLVEELESRNETQLHDYARQVISSAKRLQLLVDDLLDAVSIEAGTFSVHPEEVDAAERIRDVLESVSPLVLEARLDLFVELPDHLPAFMDGRRIGQVLLNLVGNAIKFTPDGGTITVAARRDGDRVRCAVADTGIGIAPSDVPRLFRRFSQIEPGPRNQVGTGLGLSICKAIIEAHGGEIGVASEKGLGSTFWFTLPAEEAF; this is translated from the coding sequence ATGATTCCGGAACGCGACGCGCCAGTCATGCTCCACTCCATCGACCGCTCCGGCCGGCTCGTGAGCGTGAGCAACCGCTGGCTCGCCAAGATGGGCTACACCCGCGAGGAGGTCCTGGGGCGGCGATCCGTCGAATTCCTCACCCCGGAGTCCCGCCAGTATGCGCTGGACGTCGTGCTGCCCGCCTACTTCCAGACCGGGGCCTGCAACGATGTCCCTTACCAGTTCGTGACGAAAAGCGGCGAGGTCCTGGACATCGAGCTATCGGCCATCGCGGAGTTCGGCGCCGACGGGCAGGTCGAGCGATCGTTCGCCGTGCTCATCGACGTCACGGCACGCAAGCGAGCCGAGGCCGCGGCCCGCGACCTCGCCAGGCGCGAAGAGGCGGCGCTCGCGGAGGCGGCCGCGGCCAGGGAACTCGATCGGCTCAAGAGCCACCTGATCAGCGCGGTGTCGCACGAGCTTCGGACGCCGATCACGACCATCCGGGGCTTCGGGTCGTTCCTGGTCGAAGAGCTGGAATCCCGCAACGAAACGCAGCTCCACGACTACGCCCGCCAGGTGATTTCGAGTGCCAAGCGCCTGCAACTGCTGGTCGACGATCTGCTCGACGCGGTCAGCATCGAGGCCGGCACGTTCAGCGTGCATCCCGAGGAGGTTGATGCGGCCGAGCGGATCCGGGACGTCCTGGAGAGCGTCTCGCCGCTCGTGCTCGAGGCTCGGCTGGACCTCTTCGTCGAACTGCCCGATCACCTCCCGGCCTTCATGGACGGGCGCCGGATCGGCCAGGTGCTGCTGAACCTGGTCGGCAACGCGATCAAGTTCACCCCCGACGGCGGGACGATCACCGTGGCCGCGCGGCGCGACGGCGATCGCGTCCGCTGCGCGGTGGCCGACACGGGCATCGGCATCGCGCCTTCTGATGTCCCGAGGCTGTTCAGGCGCTTCAGCCAGATCGAGCCGGGTCCCCGCAACCAGGTGGGCACGGGCCTGGGCCTGTCCATCTGCAAGGCCATCATCGAGGCACACGGCGGCGAGATCGGCGTGGCGAGCGAGAAGGGCCTCGGTAGCACGTTCTGGTTCACCCTGCCCGCGGAGGAAGCCTTCTAG